In Arthrobacter sp. SLBN-83, one DNA window encodes the following:
- the aroC gene encoding chorismate synthase: MMRWLTAGESHGPALMGIIEGVPAGVEITSGHIADSLARRRLGYGRGARMKFEQDVVTILGGVRHGLTQGGPVAIQVANTEWPKWEQIMSADPVDPELLADQARNAPLTRPRPGHADFTGMQKYGFDEARPVLERASARETATRVALGTVAAQFLKHLGIELVSHTVSIASVTVPEGRPLPVPSDVIALDTDPLRCFDRETSDAMVAEVDAAHKEGETLGGVVEVLAYGLPPGLGSYVHWDRRLDARLAAALMGIQAIKGVEVGDGFLTAARRGSAAHDEILRDGEGRIVRASNRAGGIEGGMSIGDVLRVRAAMKPIATVPRALRTIDVSTGEPAKAHHQRSDVCAVPAAGVVAEAMVALVLAEAVIEKFGGDSVAETARNIKGYLDSIPASLDSIGQ; the protein is encoded by the coding sequence ATTATGCGTTGGTTGACTGCCGGTGAATCCCATGGTCCGGCTCTGATGGGAATTATTGAGGGCGTCCCCGCCGGTGTGGAAATCACCAGCGGCCACATCGCAGACTCCCTGGCCCGCCGCCGCCTCGGCTACGGACGCGGCGCGCGGATGAAGTTCGAGCAGGACGTCGTGACCATCCTCGGTGGTGTGCGGCACGGCCTGACCCAGGGCGGTCCCGTCGCCATCCAGGTGGCGAACACCGAATGGCCCAAATGGGAGCAGATCATGTCCGCTGATCCCGTGGACCCGGAACTGCTCGCCGACCAGGCCCGCAACGCGCCTCTGACCCGCCCGCGCCCGGGCCATGCGGACTTCACCGGCATGCAGAAATACGGCTTCGACGAGGCCCGCCCCGTGCTGGAACGCGCCAGCGCCCGGGAAACCGCCACCCGCGTGGCGCTGGGGACCGTAGCCGCACAGTTCCTCAAGCACCTCGGCATCGAGCTGGTCAGCCACACGGTGTCCATCGCCAGCGTGACGGTGCCGGAAGGCCGTCCGCTGCCCGTGCCCAGTGATGTCATCGCCCTGGACACGGATCCCCTGCGCTGCTTCGACCGTGAAACCTCTGACGCGATGGTGGCCGAGGTGGACGCCGCCCACAAGGAAGGCGAAACCCTGGGCGGCGTGGTGGAAGTCCTGGCCTACGGACTCCCGCCGGGACTGGGCAGCTACGTCCACTGGGACCGCCGCCTGGACGCCAGGCTGGCAGCTGCCCTCATGGGGATCCAGGCCATCAAGGGCGTGGAGGTTGGCGACGGTTTCCTGACCGCAGCACGCCGCGGCTCCGCTGCCCATGACGAAATCCTCCGCGACGGCGAAGGCCGGATTGTCCGGGCCAGCAACCGCGCCGGCGGCATCGAAGGCGGCATGAGCATTGGCGACGTTCTCCGGGTCCGGGCAGCCATGAAGCCCATCGCCACGGTGCCCCGCGCCCTGCGGACCATCGACGTGAGCACCGGCGAGCCGGCCAAGGCGCACCACCAGCGCTCGGACGTGTGCGCAGTCCCGGCCGCCGGAGTGGTGGCCGAGGCCATGGTGGCCCTGGTCCTCGCCGAAGCGGTCATCGAGAAGTTCGGCGGTGACTCGGTGGCAGAGACCGCACGCAACATCAAGGGCTACCTGGACAGCATCCCGGCATCCCTGGACTCGATCGGCCAGTAG
- a CDS encoding shikimate kinase: MLHRSSPGAVGSRPIVLIGPMAVGKSAIGQQLAQQLGVPFIDTDAVIVAGHGSIAGIFAGRGEHAFREIEARTVAEAVEEADGTSTVISLGGGAVLDSGTQQLISRCTVVYLECDADTVADRIARNSGRPLLAGDAMGRWTAMFATRGPVYERLADITLDVRHGSISELGGRLEAALRNHAAAKQEVEK; encoded by the coding sequence GTGCTCCACCGCAGCAGTCCCGGAGCGGTTGGCAGCCGGCCGATCGTGCTCATTGGCCCCATGGCCGTGGGCAAATCAGCCATCGGCCAGCAGCTCGCCCAGCAGCTGGGTGTTCCTTTCATTGACACCGACGCCGTGATCGTCGCCGGCCACGGCTCCATCGCCGGGATCTTTGCAGGGCGCGGCGAGCACGCGTTCCGGGAAATTGAGGCCCGGACCGTGGCCGAGGCCGTGGAGGAAGCCGATGGAACCTCCACGGTGATCTCGCTCGGCGGGGGAGCCGTGCTCGACTCAGGCACGCAGCAGCTGATCAGCCGCTGCACTGTCGTGTACCTGGAGTGCGACGCCGACACCGTCGCGGACAGGATCGCCCGCAACTCCGGACGGCCGCTCCTTGCCGGAGATGCGATGGGGCGCTGGACGGCCATGTTCGCCACCCGCGGGCCGGTCTACGAAAGGCTGGCCGACATCACCCTGGACGTCCGCCACGGCTCGATATCCGAGCTGGGCGGCCGGCTGGAAGCAGCACTGCGCAACCATGCAGCTGCCAAACAGGAAGTTGAAAAGTGA
- the aroB gene encoding 3-dehydroquinate synthase, translated as MNTQSTVINVTGEGAGNNYGVVVGRGLLGDLPALLGERVRRVLVIHPRALRLTGDTVRDELAEAGFTSLTAEIPDAEEGKHIQVAAFCWQVLGQNDFTRSDAIVAVGGGAVTDLAGFVAATWLRGVKVIHMPTSLLGMVDASVGGKTGINTAEGKNLVGSFHPPAAVLADLDTLDTLPKNEIISGLAEVIKCGFIADPAILDLVEKDPAAVVDPRSDALRELIERAIAVKAKVVSEDLKESGLREILNYGHTLGHAIELVERYSWRHGAAVSVGMMFAAELARSVGRLSDADADRHRSILEGLGLPVTYRRDRWQGLLDGMRRDKKSRGDLLRFVVLDGIAKPGILDVPDASLLFAAYQEIAS; from the coding sequence GTGAACACGCAATCAACAGTCATCAACGTCACCGGCGAAGGCGCCGGCAACAACTACGGCGTCGTGGTCGGCCGCGGCCTCCTTGGTGACCTTCCCGCCCTGCTTGGAGAACGCGTCCGCCGGGTCCTGGTGATCCACCCCCGCGCGCTGCGCCTCACGGGTGACACCGTCCGGGACGAACTTGCAGAAGCGGGTTTCACGTCCCTTACCGCGGAGATCCCTGATGCCGAGGAAGGCAAGCACATCCAGGTGGCCGCCTTCTGCTGGCAGGTCCTGGGCCAGAACGACTTCACCCGCTCCGACGCGATTGTTGCCGTGGGCGGGGGAGCGGTCACCGACCTTGCCGGGTTCGTTGCCGCCACCTGGCTGCGCGGGGTCAAGGTCATCCACATGCCCACCAGCCTGCTGGGCATGGTGGACGCCTCCGTGGGCGGCAAGACCGGCATCAACACTGCCGAGGGAAAGAACCTCGTAGGCTCCTTCCACCCGCCGGCCGCCGTCCTGGCCGACCTGGACACCCTGGACACGCTCCCGAAGAACGAAATCATTTCCGGCCTGGCCGAAGTCATCAAGTGCGGCTTCATCGCCGACCCCGCCATCCTGGACCTGGTGGAAAAGGATCCGGCCGCGGTGGTGGACCCCCGCTCCGATGCCCTCCGTGAGTTGATCGAGCGGGCCATCGCCGTGAAGGCAAAAGTAGTCTCCGAGGACCTCAAGGAGTCCGGGCTGCGGGAAATCCTGAACTACGGGCACACCCTGGGCCACGCCATCGAGCTCGTGGAACGGTACTCCTGGCGGCACGGCGCCGCGGTGTCCGTGGGCATGATGTTCGCCGCTGAACTCGCCAGGAGCGTCGGGCGGCTCAGCGATGCCGACGCCGACAGGCACCGGAGCATCCTTGAGGGACTTGGGCTGCCGGTCACCTACCGGCGGGACCGGTGGCAGGGCCTGCTGGACGGAATGCGCCGCGACAAGAAATCGCGCGGTGACCTGCTGCGGTTCGTGGTGCTGGACGGCATCGCCAAACCCGGAATCCTCGACGTCCCGGACGCCTCGCTGCTGTTCGCGGCCTACCAGGAGATTGCGTCCTGA
- a CDS encoding tetratricopeptide repeat protein, with protein sequence MQGDMSGTADWPEAGFPGIRINPDTLQPQIVNEDVVRETLAASTDPADQIFVLLVEGHASEAAELLAEARFKDPESFLLRIFEAEVLSVSHRMDRAVGLFRQLLAEAHGTPGEALALQYLGRAQYAAGQTSAAVESFSKALDLRVAQSADAAQIYSSTVALQRARDVLDLAC encoded by the coding sequence ATGCAGGGCGACATGAGCGGCACCGCTGACTGGCCCGAAGCCGGCTTTCCTGGAATCCGCATCAATCCGGACACGCTGCAGCCGCAGATCGTCAACGAGGACGTGGTCCGGGAAACCCTGGCCGCCTCCACGGATCCGGCTGACCAGATCTTCGTGCTGCTGGTGGAGGGCCATGCGTCCGAGGCTGCCGAGCTGCTGGCCGAAGCCCGGTTCAAGGATCCGGAATCGTTCCTCCTGCGCATCTTCGAAGCAGAAGTGCTGAGCGTCAGCCACCGAATGGACCGCGCTGTTGGCCTGTTCCGTCAACTCCTTGCCGAGGCGCACGGCACTCCGGGGGAGGCTCTGGCCCTCCAGTACCTGGGCAGGGCACAGTACGCGGCCGGACAGACCTCCGCTGCGGTTGAATCCTTCTCCAAGGCACTGGACCTGCGGGTGGCGCAGTCGGCCGACGCCGCCCAGATCTACTCGTCCACCGTGGCGCTCCAGCGGGCCAGGGACGTCCTGGACCTCGCCTGCTGA
- the efp gene encoding elongation factor P, protein MATTNDIKNGTVLKLEGQLWNVIEFQHVKPGKGGAFVRTKMRNVMSGKVVDKTFNAGLKIETATVDRRDYQYLYQDGADFVFMDTSDYDQITVSGATVGDATNFMLENQMVNIAIHDGTPLYIELPPSVVLEITYTEPGLQGDRSSAGTKPATLETGYEIQVPLFIENNTRVKVDTRDGSYLGRVTD, encoded by the coding sequence GTGGCAACCACTAACGACATTAAGAACGGAACGGTCCTGAAGCTCGAGGGCCAGCTCTGGAACGTCATCGAATTCCAGCACGTCAAGCCCGGCAAGGGCGGCGCCTTTGTGCGGACCAAGATGCGCAACGTGATGTCCGGCAAGGTTGTCGACAAGACGTTCAACGCCGGGCTGAAGATCGAGACCGCCACCGTTGACCGCCGTGACTACCAGTACCTGTACCAGGACGGCGCGGACTTCGTGTTCATGGACACCTCGGACTATGACCAGATCACCGTCTCCGGTGCCACGGTAGGCGACGCCACCAACTTCATGCTTGAGAACCAGATGGTCAACATCGCCATCCACGACGGCACCCCCCTCTACATCGAGCTGCCGCCGAGCGTTGTCCTCGAAATCACCTACACCGAGCCGGGCCTGCAGGGTGACCGCTCCTCCGCAGGCACCAAGCCCGCCACCCTGGAAACCGGCTACGAAATCCAGGTCCCGTTGTTCATCGAAAACAACACCCGGGTTAAGGTGGACACCCGCGACGGCAGCTACCTGGGCCGGGTCACCGACTAG
- the nusB gene encoding transcription antitermination factor NusB, whose translation MSARGKARSRALDVLFEAEQRSVSAFDVLRARREKTDQVVNPYTLEIVEGVLSQQAAIDEFLETYSQGWSLERMPSVDRIILRIGTWELLYNDDVPDGVAVSEAVALAKTLSTDESPQFINGLLGRLQQLKPSLLA comes from the coding sequence GTGAGCGCCCGCGGTAAAGCCCGCAGCAGGGCACTGGATGTTCTTTTCGAAGCGGAGCAGCGCTCTGTTTCGGCGTTCGACGTGCTCCGCGCACGCCGGGAAAAGACCGACCAGGTGGTCAACCCCTACACCCTGGAAATCGTCGAAGGAGTGCTGTCGCAGCAGGCAGCCATCGATGAGTTCCTGGAGACTTACTCGCAGGGCTGGAGCCTGGAGCGCATGCCGTCCGTGGACCGCATCATCCTGCGCATCGGCACCTGGGAGCTTCTTTACAACGACGATGTCCCGGACGGCGTGGCGGTCAGCGAGGCAGTTGCGCTGGCCAAGACTTTGTCCACGGATGAGTCCCCGCAGTTCATCAACGGCCTCCTGGGCCGGCTGCAGCAGCTGAAGCCTTCGCTGCTGGCCTGA
- a CDS encoding PrsW family intramembrane metalloprotease yields MYSQHPSSGPPDDPYRGAGGPPLPQEANPSWMGQVQPEHYRAAPGHQGGPLAGMVPPQAQGTVLQGSRARSGLLGLSVAGGVLAFLSLFLVVPFLLSNTGAAGFLIGFLASLVPLAVVLTAVHIIDRWEPEPKRLLFFAFTWGAAVSVAVTLLIQPFFVIVFQFTDQPDLQTYMATVQAPIVEEFAKSLGLLILLLAARRQFDGPVDGVVFAFTIAGGFAFTENILYFGRAIAESASPASDFAQIFFLRGVMSPFAHAIFTGTTGLIMGFAARRWHTGASIGAFFVGLLPAMFLHNRWNSMGQGFLLDYIVVQVPIFVLAVAGIIFLRVAEKRLTRQRLLEYSAAGWFTPAEVQLLATRGGRRTALAWAASAGRKQQMKQFLKAATQLANTRQRILSGRDVPLHQAEERLQLQRILALRASVAA; encoded by the coding sequence ATGTATTCGCAGCACCCTTCATCCGGACCTCCCGACGACCCCTACCGCGGCGCCGGTGGGCCGCCCCTGCCGCAGGAGGCGAATCCAAGCTGGATGGGGCAGGTGCAGCCGGAACACTACCGGGCGGCGCCGGGGCACCAGGGCGGGCCGCTGGCGGGCATGGTTCCCCCGCAGGCGCAGGGAACAGTGCTGCAGGGTTCGCGGGCCCGCAGCGGGTTGCTTGGTTTGAGCGTTGCCGGCGGCGTGCTGGCTTTCCTGAGCCTGTTCCTGGTGGTGCCGTTCCTTCTGTCCAATACCGGGGCGGCGGGGTTCCTGATTGGTTTCCTGGCGTCCCTGGTCCCGCTTGCTGTGGTGCTGACGGCAGTGCACATCATTGACAGGTGGGAGCCGGAACCCAAGCGGCTCCTGTTTTTTGCTTTCACGTGGGGCGCCGCAGTGTCCGTTGCCGTGACGCTGCTGATCCAGCCGTTCTTCGTGATCGTCTTCCAGTTCACGGACCAGCCTGACCTGCAGACCTATATGGCCACCGTGCAGGCACCCATTGTCGAGGAGTTCGCCAAGTCGCTGGGCCTGCTCATCCTCCTGCTGGCGGCCCGGCGCCAGTTCGACGGGCCGGTGGACGGCGTGGTGTTCGCCTTCACCATCGCCGGCGGGTTCGCCTTCACCGAGAACATCCTCTATTTCGGGCGGGCTATCGCTGAATCGGCGTCGCCGGCCAGCGACTTCGCCCAGATCTTCTTCCTGCGCGGCGTCATGTCCCCCTTCGCCCATGCGATCTTTACCGGCACCACCGGCCTCATCATGGGCTTTGCCGCCAGGCGCTGGCACACCGGCGCGTCGATCGGCGCGTTCTTCGTGGGCCTGCTGCCGGCCATGTTCCTGCACAACAGGTGGAACAGCATGGGCCAGGGATTCCTGCTGGACTACATCGTGGTCCAGGTGCCGATCTTCGTGCTGGCAGTGGCCGGCATCATCTTCCTGCGGGTGGCCGAGAAACGCCTCACCCGCCAGCGCCTGCTGGAGTATTCCGCCGCGGGCTGGTTTACGCCGGCCGAGGTGCAGCTGCTGGCCACCCGCGGCGGCCGGCGGACAGCCCTGGCATGGGCGGCCAGTGCGGGCAGGAAGCAGCAGATGAAGCAGTTCCTGAAGGCGGCCACCCAGCTGGCCAATACCCGCCAGCGGATCCTGAGCGGACGCGACGTGCCCCTCCACCAGGCCGAGGAAAGGCTGCAGCTCCAGCGGATCCTGGCGCTGCGGGCGTCCGTGGCCGCGTAA
- the pyrR gene encoding bifunctional pyr operon transcriptional regulator/uracil phosphoribosyltransferase PyrR — translation MTSVTSAPVPARVVLSQADIDRALTRIAHEILEANKGSQDLVLLGIPRRGYPLAVRLAEKIAAADNTVDAAAIVGQLDVTMFRDDLSHQGTRPPYPTRLPRTGIDNKVVVLIDDVLYSGRTIRAALDALVDLGRPRIVRLAVLIDRGHRELPIRADHVGKNLPTSSVEKVRVRLEETDSSDGGSPVNEVVIEGGA, via the coding sequence TTGACATCTGTCACCAGCGCACCGGTTCCAGCCAGGGTTGTCCTCAGCCAGGCGGACATTGACCGGGCCCTCACTCGTATCGCCCACGAGATCCTCGAAGCCAACAAGGGTTCCCAGGACCTGGTCCTACTGGGCATTCCCCGCCGCGGTTACCCGCTGGCTGTCCGGCTCGCGGAAAAAATCGCCGCCGCGGACAACACCGTTGATGCCGCGGCCATCGTAGGGCAGCTCGACGTCACCATGTTCCGCGACGACCTTTCCCATCAGGGGACCCGCCCGCCGTACCCCACCAGGCTGCCGCGGACCGGCATAGACAACAAAGTGGTTGTCCTCATCGACGACGTCCTGTACTCCGGCCGCACCATCCGTGCCGCCCTGGACGCGCTCGTGGACCTCGGCCGGCCGCGCATCGTCCGGCTTGCCGTCCTGATCGACCGGGGCCACCGCGAGCTTCCCATCCGCGCGGACCACGTGGGCAAGAACCTGCCCACGTCCTCCGTTGAAAAGGTCAGGGTCCGGCTGGAAGAGACGGATTCCTCCGACGGCGGAAGCCCGGTCAACGAAGTCGTGATCGAGGGGGGCGCGTGA
- a CDS encoding aspartate carbamoyltransferase catalytic subunit, with amino-acid sequence MKHLLSTEDLSLSNAIRILDTAEEMSAVGEREVKKLPALRGRTVVNLFFEDSTRTRISFEAAAKRLSADVINFAAKGSSVSKGESLKDTAQTLSAMGADAVVIRHWASGAPHRLAATDWIDAAVINAGDGTHEHPTQALLDAFTMRRHWARLSGTGSEGTDLKGMRVAIAGDVLHSRVARSNVWLLRTLGAEVTLVAPPTLLPVGVDKWPCSVSYDLDQTLANGVDAMMMLRVQGERMNASFFPSTREYSRRWGFDDNRLRALDDLGMTDTIIMHPGPMNRGLEISAAAADSPRSTVLAQVRNGVSVRMAALYLLLSGDTREPAAHRAPAYAAAPSPKESN; translated from the coding sequence GTGAAACACCTCCTGTCCACCGAGGACCTCAGTCTTTCGAACGCCATCCGCATCCTGGACACCGCCGAGGAGATGTCGGCCGTGGGGGAGCGGGAAGTCAAGAAGCTCCCCGCCCTGCGTGGCCGCACTGTGGTCAACCTCTTCTTCGAAGACTCCACCCGCACCCGGATATCCTTTGAAGCGGCAGCCAAGCGGTTGTCGGCCGATGTCATCAACTTCGCCGCCAAGGGATCGTCCGTCTCCAAGGGCGAGTCCCTCAAGGACACCGCCCAGACGCTGTCCGCAATGGGTGCGGACGCCGTCGTGATCCGCCACTGGGCGTCCGGCGCGCCCCACCGCCTCGCAGCCACCGACTGGATCGACGCTGCAGTCATCAACGCCGGCGACGGCACCCACGAACACCCCACCCAGGCCCTGCTCGACGCCTTCACCATGCGCCGCCACTGGGCCCGGCTCTCGGGTACGGGCTCCGAAGGGACCGATCTCAAGGGCATGCGGGTGGCCATCGCAGGCGACGTGCTCCACTCCCGCGTGGCGCGCTCCAACGTCTGGCTGCTCCGTACCCTTGGTGCGGAAGTCACCCTGGTGGCCCCGCCCACGCTGCTGCCGGTCGGCGTCGACAAGTGGCCCTGCAGCGTCAGCTATGACCTTGACCAGACCCTGGCCAACGGCGTCGATGCCATGATGATGCTCCGGGTCCAGGGCGAACGCATGAACGCGTCGTTCTTCCCCAGCACCCGTGAATACTCCCGCCGATGGGGCTTCGACGACAACCGGCTGCGGGCCCTGGACGACCTTGGCATGACGGACACCATCATCATGCACCCCGGGCCCATGAACCGGGGCCTGGAGATCAGCGCCGCCGCCGCCGACTCGCCCCGTTCCACCGTCCTGGCGCAGGTCCGCAACGGCGTGTCCGTGCGGATGGCCGCGCTGTACCTGCTGCTCTCCGGAGACACCCGGGAACCAGCCGCACACCGGGCACCGGCCTACGCCGCCGCCCCTTCCCCCAAGGAGAGCAACTGA
- a CDS encoding dihydroorotase, producing the protein MAANTGTYLIQGAAILGGEPADLLIRDGIIAEIGHDLSADGATVIDAAGLVALPGMVDVHTHLREPGREDAETVETGTRAAALGGYTAVHAMANSTPVADTAGVVEQVYTLGLAAGWVDVRPVGAVTVGLAGEQLAELGAMADSRARVRMFSDDGICVHDPVLMRRALEYVKAFDGVVAQHAQEPRLTAGAQMNEGDVSAVLGLTGWPAVAEESIIARDVLLAQHVGSRLHVCHVSTAGSVEIIRWAKERGIDVTAEVTPHHLLLTDDLVRSYDPVFKVNPPLRTDADVQALRAGLADGTIDVVGTDHAPHPSEHKECEWAQAAMGMTGLETALSVVQHAMIETGLMTWADFARVTSTAAAKIGRLADQGRPIEAGEPANLILVDPAARWTVDPFQMATMGRNSPFKGRELPGKVVATFFKGHPTVLDGTLNTPHPEAGATPAGAA; encoded by the coding sequence ATGGCAGCCAACACCGGAACGTACCTGATCCAAGGCGCAGCCATCCTGGGCGGCGAGCCCGCGGACCTGCTGATCCGCGACGGCATCATCGCCGAGATCGGCCATGACCTGTCCGCGGATGGCGCCACCGTCATCGACGCCGCCGGCCTGGTGGCGCTGCCCGGCATGGTGGACGTCCATACGCACCTCCGCGAACCGGGCCGCGAAGACGCCGAAACCGTGGAAACCGGCACCCGGGCCGCGGCGCTGGGCGGCTACACTGCCGTGCACGCCATGGCTAACAGCACCCCGGTGGCCGACACCGCCGGCGTGGTGGAACAGGTCTACACGCTGGGCCTTGCAGCCGGCTGGGTGGACGTCCGCCCGGTCGGTGCCGTCACCGTCGGCCTCGCAGGGGAGCAGCTGGCTGAATTGGGCGCCATGGCCGATTCCCGCGCCCGGGTCCGCATGTTCTCCGACGACGGCATTTGCGTCCACGACCCGGTGCTCATGCGCCGCGCCCTCGAGTACGTCAAGGCGTTCGACGGCGTTGTGGCCCAGCACGCGCAGGAACCCCGCCTCACCGCCGGGGCACAGATGAACGAAGGCGATGTCTCCGCCGTCCTCGGTCTGACCGGCTGGCCCGCCGTGGCTGAGGAAAGCATCATCGCCCGGGACGTCCTCTTGGCCCAGCACGTGGGCTCCCGCCTGCACGTGTGCCACGTGTCCACGGCCGGCTCGGTGGAGATCATCCGCTGGGCCAAGGAGCGCGGAATTGACGTCACGGCGGAGGTCACCCCGCACCACCTGCTGCTGACCGACGACCTGGTGCGCAGCTACGACCCCGTGTTCAAGGTCAACCCGCCGCTGCGCACCGACGCCGACGTCCAGGCATTGCGTGCGGGGCTGGCGGACGGCACGATCGACGTTGTGGGTACCGACCACGCGCCGCACCCCAGCGAGCACAAGGAATGCGAGTGGGCGCAGGCTGCCATGGGCATGACCGGGCTGGAAACCGCCCTGTCCGTGGTCCAGCACGCCATGATCGAAACCGGCCTGATGACCTGGGCTGACTTCGCCAGGGTCACTTCCACCGCTGCCGCGAAGATTGGCCGCCTGGCTGACCAGGGCCGCCCCATCGAGGCCGGGGAACCGGCCAACCTGATCCTGGTTGACCCGGCGGCACGTTGGACGGTGGACCCCTTCCAGATGGCCACCATGGGCCGCAACTCCCCGTTCAAGGGCAGGGAGCTGCCGGGCAAGGTGGTGGCCACCTTCTTCAAGGGGCACCCCACCGTCCTGGACGGTACCCTCAACACCCCGCACCCGGAAGCCGGCGCAACCCCGGCGGGCGCTGCCTGA
- a CDS encoding PH-like domain-containing protein gives MDKILPGLAMLAVVAVVFVLLAVGWRNRLKRQSDVEQLPQVPAAPGEPTAAADGQYVATTTSGDWLDRIAVHGLGIRTNSTLEVYPHGVLYRRSGAPALYIPAASLTGVRQDSGMAGKFVEKDGLLVLAWMHGAHELDTGFRTRRAADKDVLYQALQDLISSAPAAGATSGK, from the coding sequence ATGGACAAGATCCTTCCCGGACTTGCCATGCTGGCGGTTGTTGCCGTCGTCTTTGTCCTCCTCGCCGTTGGCTGGCGCAACCGCCTGAAGCGCCAGTCCGACGTCGAGCAACTGCCCCAGGTGCCTGCCGCACCCGGTGAGCCAACCGCCGCTGCCGACGGGCAGTACGTTGCCACCACCACGTCAGGCGACTGGCTTGACCGGATCGCGGTTCATGGGCTGGGCATCCGCACCAACTCCACCCTGGAGGTGTACCCGCACGGGGTCCTCTACAGGCGGTCCGGGGCACCTGCGCTCTACATCCCCGCAGCTTCCCTCACCGGTGTCCGGCAGGACAGCGGGATGGCAGGGAAGTTCGTGGAAAAGGACGGCCTGCTGGTGCTCGCGTGGATGCATGGCGCCCATGAACTGGACACCGGCTTCCGGACCCGCCGCGCGGCGGACAAAGACGTGCTGTACCAGGCCCTTCAGGATTTGATTTCGTCAGCCCCAGCGGCTGGTGCCACCAGTGGAAAGTAA
- the carA gene encoding glutamine-hydrolyzing carbamoyl-phosphate synthase small subunit: protein MTATTSAPVSAPAALVLEDGRIFRGTSYGATGTALGEAVFATGMTGYQETITDPSYARQLVVQTAPHIGNTGVNDDDAESRRIWVAGYIVRDPARRPSNWRSERSLDEELVAQGIVGIQGVDTRAITRHLREHKTMRAGIFSGEAAQVTDKELVDAVLASAPMEGSRLAEEVSVDEAYVVEPKDHGWDGEPRFTIAAIDLGIKAMTPVRFAERGVRVHVLPATATLEDVKAVNPDGFFMSNGPGDPATADAQVKLLRSVLDEKLPYFGICFGNQILGRALGFGTYKLRYGHRGINQPVMDRRTGKVEITSQNHGFAVDAPLDGATQAPEERYGRVEVSHVSLNDDVVEGLACLDIPAFSVQYHPEAAAGPHDAAYLFDRFIELMEGTRDGRTANLSKEPVDSAHSAGAEHKNDNKTEDKK, encoded by the coding sequence TTGACAGCAACCACCTCCGCTCCTGTATCGGCCCCAGCTGCGCTGGTTCTCGAAGACGGGCGCATTTTCCGCGGCACCAGCTACGGTGCCACGGGCACCGCCCTGGGCGAGGCCGTCTTTGCCACCGGCATGACCGGCTACCAGGAAACCATCACCGATCCGTCCTACGCCCGCCAACTGGTGGTGCAGACGGCGCCGCACATCGGCAACACCGGTGTCAATGATGACGACGCCGAGTCCCGGCGCATCTGGGTGGCGGGCTACATCGTCCGCGACCCCGCACGCCGCCCCTCCAACTGGCGCTCCGAGCGCTCCCTGGACGAAGAGCTGGTGGCGCAGGGCATCGTTGGCATCCAGGGCGTGGACACGCGTGCCATCACCCGGCACCTGCGCGAGCACAAGACCATGCGCGCCGGCATCTTCTCCGGTGAGGCCGCCCAGGTTACGGACAAGGAACTGGTCGACGCCGTCCTGGCCAGCGCCCCCATGGAGGGTTCGCGCCTGGCCGAGGAGGTCAGCGTTGATGAAGCCTACGTGGTTGAACCGAAGGACCACGGCTGGGACGGCGAGCCCCGCTTCACCATCGCGGCCATCGACCTCGGCATCAAGGCCATGACCCCGGTCCGGTTCGCCGAGCGCGGCGTCCGCGTCCACGTGCTCCCCGCCACCGCCACCCTGGAAGACGTCAAGGCGGTCAATCCGGACGGGTTCTTCATGTCCAACGGCCCCGGCGACCCCGCCACTGCCGACGCGCAGGTCAAGCTGCTGCGCTCGGTCCTGGACGAAAAGCTGCCCTACTTCGGCATCTGCTTCGGGAACCAGATCCTGGGCCGGGCACTGGGCTTTGGCACCTACAAGCTCCGCTACGGCCACCGCGGCATCAACCAGCCCGTGATGGACCGCCGCACCGGCAAGGTGGAAATCACCTCCCAGAACCACGGTTTCGCCGTGGACGCCCCGCTGGACGGCGCCACCCAGGCACCCGAGGAGCGCTACGGCCGCGTGGAAGTAAGCCATGTCAGCCTGAACGACGACGTCGTGGAAGGCCTCGCCTGCCTCGACATCCCGGCGTTCTCCGTGCAGTACCACCCGGAAGCGGCGGCGGGACCCCACGATGCCGCCTACCTGTTCGACCGCTTCATCGAACTGATGGAAGGCACCCGCGACGGCCGGACGGCCAACCTGTCAAAGGAACCGGTGGACTCCGCCCACTCCGCCGGCGCTGAACACAAAAACGACAACAAGACTGAGGACAAGAAGTAA